The following proteins are co-located in the Methylocystis sp. IM3 genome:
- a CDS encoding CBS domain-containing protein — MLVESVVPLARRRLATIGPNAVLADAALALCDGLINLVIVCNPDGTMGGVITTSDIIRCLSHCQCRRHESGGGGKRLHAADMESEHRSVCACAMSVVEVMTRDVRSCRPNVLLSDVWSLMKKERLLHVPIIDEDAKPLGVLNARDALQALLSEVEEEEGLLRDYVMGIGYH, encoded by the coding sequence ATGCTGGTTGAGAGCGTCGTGCCTTTAGCGCGCCGACGTCTAGCGACGATTGGACCCAACGCCGTGCTCGCGGATGCGGCGCTGGCATTGTGCGACGGGCTGATAAATCTTGTGATCGTATGCAATCCTGATGGCACGATGGGCGGCGTTATCACCACATCGGATATCATACGTTGCCTTAGCCATTGTCAGTGCAGGAGACACGAATCTGGTGGCGGAGGGAAGAGGCTACATGCCGCAGACATGGAGTCGGAACACCGTAGTGTCTGCGCTTGTGCGATGAGTGTCGTGGAAGTGATGACACGGGACGTAAGATCATGTCGGCCGAACGTTTTGCTTTCTGATGTCTGGTCGCTAATGAAAAAGGAGAGGCTTCTGCACGTTCCCATCATAGACGAAGACGCAAAGCCTTTGGGAGTGCTCAACGCACGAGACGCACTGCAAGCGCTCTTGAGCGAGGTTGAAGAAGAAGAAGGGCTTCTGCGCGACTATGTCATGGGCATCGGGTATCATTGA